A segment of the Blastocatellia bacterium genome:
GGGCAGAGGACGTGGGGTTGGAACTGCAGCATCGGGGGCGAGGGGAGAACGTAGTGGCCGATCTTCTGCTGGTGAGCGAGGATGGATCGGAGGTCATTTCGGTCAGTCCCAAGGATGCTGTGGGCGAGGCCTATGGCGGGTTCAACTATCCCTGGAGGATTGGGGAGGAGGCCGACACGGTGATTGCTGTGATGAATCCGAGTCGGGTGGAAGAGTTCTATGGGGAGGAGAGTTATACTTACGAGGGCGGGCGGTTGCGACCGGGGGAGGTGCGGCAGGTGGCGGTCAAGGCGTTGAGAGACAAACGAATTCCCGATCAATTTGGGCGGCTGCTGCCGCGTGGGGTGAGCCGGGGGCAGGCCAAGCTGGTGGTGCATGGGATAGCGGGAGTGGAGGAGAGTCAGCGGATCATCGGGGAGGCGATTCTGGTGGATGGGCGGCGGGGGATTCGGGCGACGATGGCCTGTCCGAATTGTGTCTCGCAGCCGCTGCGGCTGGAGCCGGGGGTGGCGAGCATACGGGGGGTAGTAGGGGAGCGGGCGAGCGTGACGGCGCGGGTGTATTATGCGGATGGGTCGAGTTGGGCGATCAACGATGGGCGGGCGATTGATTGGTTGGAGAGTAACGTGAGCATTGTGCAGGTCGTGGTGATTTCTGATTCCGTTCGGGATTGGTTTGAGGCGCGGTTTCTGAGTCCGGGGACGGCGACGATTGATGCGCAGGTGAATCACTGCTGGATTTGCAATCCCTGCATTGACGTGACGCTGGGGCTCACTCAACAGATTCAGGTGACAGTGGAGCCGAAGGTTCAAATTACAGAGGCTGACATCGTATCGGATCGAATCGCAGTATTACTTTCTCCAAGCACTGCAAGCGGAAGGCTTGTCTTAACATTGGTAAGCGCTGGTGGGAATGTGACCTTGTTTAACGATACTCGTAGTGGTGGCACCCATGTATTTTCTTTTAACCCTGCCAACCTTCCAGCACGCCAATTTACAGAAGTGAGAGCCGGTTGGACTGTAAACGGGATCACCGGCAACGGCAATAGGGCCGTGAGCTTCCGTGTGCTTGGAACCTATCGGCACTCCCAATACAACACTCCACACGAGTCCCGGTGTGTGGGAGCTCCCGCAAGCGCATACATTACAAATGCCGCTTGTAATTTTACTGCTACGATGTTGCGTAGTGATTTTATAGTGCAAGTTAACCGTAACGGGAGTGGGCGATCAATTAACTTCGGAGATATTGTTCGTGAATTCTTTTGCGTGCGGCCGCCTCGAAATTTTCCGTCTGATGCACCTGATCGGAGCTTCCGCCAACAAGCAATTAGACCGGCCTGTAGTGGACTGTCGCTGAGCAATACGACTGTAGCTCGGAATCCGGATCATCAGCACTTGACATGCGGAGATCGCGTGTTAATAGTTCGGATTGGGCGGAACCCCTGGGACAGTTAAGACCGTCACGGATGTATGCCCTGGTTGTGCGGAAGCTCAGTTGGATAACTACACAACTGATGATAGGTGCTCGGGGATTACGGATCTTGGTAATTTCGTGACCATCCGGTTGAGGTAGCCTTATCTAGGCTAAGGAGTCACTCATGTGCTTACGCACACCATGACGATGAAAGCGAGGTAGGACAACTTGGCGGCTTGCGCTACATGCCATTTTCACAGGAGGTAAAATCATGAGGGAGAAACCTCGTCTGAGCCTCAAGAAGGTGCTCACGGTCGTTATGGCTTCCTCATTGTGTGTACCTGGTTTTCACGTCGGTCTAAACGGAGGAACAACCTCGTTCTCAAGCTCCCTAGCTCAGCGGTCCTCGAAGGTAGACGTCTTTGATCCCGACCGTCAACGAGAGGTTTCTGTGGAATCCGAGGATCTCATCATTTCTCTCACGCGAGTCGAGCCCTGTGGCGACTGTGGGGGAGGTAAAAGTTTCACCTTTGAGGTCAAAGATAAACGTCGCGCCACTAAGTCATTTTTCACCATTAGAAACGACACGGCTCAGGTCGATGAGCTTGTGATCATTAATCCATCGCGGGCGGTCGTAGTAGGGAGCGTCAGCGGAACGGTGAGGATCGTGAACGTGATAGATTTGAGGGCTGGCGCCGTTGTGGATCACTTTTACTGTTATTTTCCTAGCGTCTATGGGCAGTTCATCGCCTATGTGAAATTTACTCCCCGGTATTCGACACAACCCGGTTGGTGGAGTGCGGTCTACCTTGTCTATGATGCGACAGCCTCACCCATGCAAAACAGGCTCCATTACAGGCAAGGACTTGAGAATCACGAGAACGTCGGGATACCCATATATCCTCCTGAAAATGTCGAGCGCAGAGTTTATTATCCGGTGATCTCTGGCGAGGAAGAAGCTCACCAGCTCGCGTCGGACGGCCTTTTTTGGCTCCGGGAGGGCGTGGTGGCATTCGTTGACCGGTGGAAGAAGGCGAATCATTTGGTCGTCGTTGACGTGGGATCAGGGATCGTTCGACCGAAGGTAAAAGTGAAAACAATCGACACCTGGGCCGTCTTGGACTTGGCGCAGTGCGAGGAGACCGAGCATCCGGAAAACCTCATTTATGTGCAAGAGATCCATCTTCTAGAAGAGAAAGCGGGATATGTGCGTCTTCACTTCACGCCAAGGGACTCGTGCTTGCGAATCTCAACGCTCGATCTTCCTATTCGATGACAGGATGGCGGGAAAACGGAAACGAGAAAGGGGAGAATGTGGGGCACGGCGGATAGGGGATCTGCGCTTTCTTCTCTCGGGAAGTGTGAGTAATTGGGTGAGGCGTATGCGCGAGCGGATGCGATTCGGACGACGCTTGAGCCGACGACAGCGACGGGGACATTTCGATTGGAGTATCTCACGTTGGGAGGGACGGCACGGACGCTGGTTGGACTGGTGAGTCGTTCGGGGGGCAGCCATAGGGACTCTTTTAACGTCAGCAACATGACCAACGGAGATCAACTGCGAACCCTTCGGGCCACGTGGACGGTCAACGGCGCAACGGGAAGCCGTGAAAGTGGTCACGGCGTAAGGGTCTCTGCTGGTGGAGGTCAGCAGCGGAGCAGTGCGACTCCTCCGCTGAACCTCATTTCGGGGGGCTCAGGGCGGGGAGGCCATAGCGGCGAGCGAGCATTTGCGGGCACTCCATGGGCGACCAAGATGAGGAGTCTGCAAGGAGGTGCATGAGACATGAAGAGCGGTCTCGTCTGTCCCGTCGCGATGGGAATCTGGCTTGGCTCGGGCATAGCCTCTTCGAGAGTGGGATCCCCGTGGCTCGTCTGCTTCGCAGCGACGATGGCCGTGCGGCCGAGACGATCGAAATCGGAATCATTCGCTTCTTGATCCCGCGTTCCTTTCCGTTCATTAGGAAAGGCGCTAGCGTTCTCGCGTGAAGTCTCCCGTCGCCCCGTCCTGAACATATTTGAATCCGTGCTTCAGGCTCAGTTCCGCCCGCTCCAACTCTTTTCCTAAATAAGCGGCATGAGAGAGCTGCGTGACCCAGCCGTTTTTGATGATTGTCCAGTAGAGGCTCCTGGCCGTTTCGCCTTCGATGATCCTTAAGAGCCGGTTGTCGTAGGAGTAATGCTCCACAAGGATCACCTTTCTTTCCGGTTGCGGAAGGATGACGAAATAGCCGGCCTTATCCATCTCAACGTGGGTCGGTTCTTCTGCCTGAATGACCGGTACCGTGGAAATCTGAGCGGACTTGGTTTCCTCAGCGCACTGCACACAGGCACAGAAGGGGCTGGGATCCTGCGAGAGTTCTTGGAGTTTCTCAATGATGGTCTTCACATCTTCACATCCGATCAGGTCGACAACCCGCACTTGTTCTCTGAAGGCTTCCACTTCATCACGAGTGACGTTCCTCAAAATGGGACGCTTTCCCGGAGAACCTATTACCCTCATGCTCTCATCAACGCCGTTTTTCCATAAGGCCAGAAATGTGCTTCCGGTCCAATGCCCTTGAGGTTCTTTGCCAACCAGAAGGAGGAAGCGAATAGTCGGATTAGTGATCGTGTTTTTGATGACCTTATCAATGCCGATGTTTTCCGTCTCCGTTTTCCCAACGATGCAAAGTCCTTTCGGCCTGATGCGAGCCAGCTCCTCGGCCAGTTCCACACTGGCCAGGGTGGAAACGGCCACCGGACAATTGGGACCATCACAAAAAGCAAAATACTCTCCCGGCACCGGCGGCCACGTCCGCTCCCTTACGTCAAAGGCGCAACTCAACGATTGAGCTTCGGCGGCTTCGGGAAAGGCTTGATTGAATATGTTCATCGCTACGGCCGGGAAGCAGTACGCGCAGCCCAGGCACGCATACTTGATCGATTCCATCTGCTCCAGCCAAACTCCGATCTGTTTGAGCAAAGCCGAACCGGCTTCGCTTTCGAGCGTGGGAAGAGCCGATTCGATCTTTTTCAACGTCTCCTTCATGCAGCCACACTGCCGGCATTTGACCAAGTCCATGCCCACGCGTAATTCAGCTCGGATTTTCTCAATCGGCTCTTGACCAGTCATAGCGTTTGCTCATCGGCTCACCGATGCCACTTCGGCCTTCGCCTTCTGGCGCACTCTCTTGGCCGCCCTGCCCGGCACCAATCTCTCCTTTTTTATCCCGACGAGGCATTTGCCACGGATGCGAATGCGCAGGCGCTTCTTCAGCTCCCTCTCGTCCCTCGCCAAAAGAGTTCTTGGAATTGAGGCGAGAGCGTCAAAGAGGGACTGCATGAATGGCTCATCGGCGTCGTACAACGAGTAATAAACCCACCGCCCTTCCCTTCGCTCGGTGAGGAGTCCCACCTGCTTCAACACCTTCAAATGCTTGGAAACGTTGTATTGAGGGACCTCCAGCGAATCAACCAGCTCGCAGACACACAGCCCGCTCTTGGCCATCAGAAGCAAGCGCAGGATGCGCAATCGTGTTTCATCGCTCAGGGCCTTAAAAATCTCGATATACTCGTTCATTGCTCGAATTCTTATATGCCCAACGAAGCATATATTTGCGTCTTTGACAAGTCAAGGGCCTTATCAACTATCCATTGATGTATCGAACCAGTTGAAATTCCCACCTCAGGTCAGTCCTTCACAAACCAGCGATAGATTGCGGGCAAGACGAGCAACGTGAGCACGGTCGAAGTGAGGAGTCCGCCGATGACGACAGTG
Coding sequences within it:
- a CDS encoding DUF4346 domain-containing protein; amino-acid sequence: MTGQEPIEKIRAELRVGMDLVKCRQCGCMKETLKKIESALPTLESEAGSALLKQIGVWLEQMESIKYACLGCAYCFPAVAMNIFNQAFPEAAEAQSLSCAFDVRERTWPPVPGEYFAFCDGPNCPVAVSTLASVELAEELARIRPKGLCIVGKTETENIGIDKVIKNTITNPTIRFLLLVGKEPQGHWTGSTFLALWKNGVDESMRVIGSPGKRPILRNVTRDEVEAFREQVRVVDLIGCEDVKTIIEKLQELSQDPSPFCACVQCAEETKSAQISTVPVIQAEEPTHVEMDKAGYFVILPQPERKVILVEHYSYDNRLLRIIEGETARSLYWTIIKNGWVTQLSHAAYLGKELERAELSLKHGFKYVQDGATGDFTRER
- a CDS encoding metalloregulator ArsR/SmtB family transcription factor produces the protein MNEYIEIFKALSDETRLRILRLLLMAKSGLCVCELVDSLEVPQYNVSKHLKVLKQVGLLTERREGRWVYYSLYDADEPFMQSLFDALASIPRTLLARDERELKKRLRIRIRGKCLVGIKKERLVPGRAAKRVRQKAKAEVASVSR